A part of Marinomonas rhizomae genomic DNA contains:
- a CDS encoding AEC family transporter: MEATAFTAILDVSIPVLLLIVVGAFLRNRGVIDDSFIASGSRFVFAVGMPTLLFFSMLGASPSNLMSWQMPLFFAVGILLTFGFAWWLSGRAKVPEHERGIFIQIAFRGNTGVFSLALVVNMFGDEGVVIGGVLASITSVMFNVLAEIALSRYQKDHTISHKALFGTIVRNPMIVGVVAGIIVNLIGLPIPSQVVTTGKYLGSVTLPLALLCIGGSLATSRFILSRHISLAIAVKVFISPVILTCLAALLGFSEHEQLYLFLFFGAPVAASAYVVSVAHGSDGKVTANAIATSTLVGSVVIVFIAPLLLAIL, translated from the coding sequence CCCGTTTTGTTACTGATAGTGGTCGGGGCCTTTCTGCGTAATCGAGGTGTTATTGATGACAGCTTTATTGCTTCTGGCTCGCGCTTTGTCTTTGCTGTCGGCATGCCAACATTACTCTTTTTTAGCATGCTTGGGGCGAGTCCGAGTAATTTGATGTCATGGCAAATGCCGCTGTTTTTTGCGGTAGGTATACTGCTTACCTTCGGCTTCGCATGGTGGTTATCTGGCCGTGCGAAAGTGCCAGAACACGAGCGTGGCATCTTTATTCAAATCGCCTTTCGCGGTAATACTGGGGTGTTCAGTTTAGCCCTTGTGGTGAACATGTTCGGTGACGAAGGCGTCGTAATTGGCGGCGTTTTAGCCAGTATTACGTCTGTTATGTTTAACGTGTTGGCCGAAATTGCGCTGTCACGTTATCAAAAAGACCACACCATTAGTCACAAAGCATTGTTTGGCACAATCGTGCGCAATCCGATGATTGTTGGTGTTGTGGCAGGCATTATCGTGAATCTGATCGGCTTGCCGATTCCGAGTCAGGTAGTGACCACAGGTAAGTATTTAGGCAGTGTGACCTTGCCCTTAGCTTTGTTGTGCATTGGCGGGTCATTAGCCACTAGTCGCTTTATTCTATCGCGTCATATTTCATTAGCGATTGCGGTTAAAGTTTTTATTAGCCCAGTGATTTTAACCTGCTTGGCTGCATTATTAGGTTTCTCTGAGCACGAGCAGTTGTATCTATTTTTGTTCTTTGGTGCGCCCGTCGCAGCGTCAGCCTACGTCGTTTCTGTGGCGCACGGCAGTGACGGCAAAGTGACCGCGAATGCCATTGCCACATCCACCTTAGTCGGCTCAGTGGTGATCGTATTTATCGCACCATTGCTGTTGGCGATACTTTAA
- a CDS encoding 2-hydroxyacid dehydrogenase → MSKIDVLVVWPNRPEQMQMLADTYELHRYDLASAEEKAAMIGAVGDKIRAVATTHGGGFDETLLAQLPNLEIVCSSSVGLDTICVEACHKRGIPVTNTPDVLTDDVADMAMMLTLTTLRRMLPAVDWIQSGHWVEKGMMPLNTSLKGKTLGIVGLGRIGKAIAARAEAFGMNVSYFSRQAKTDVDYRHYDDLIALAKDVDVLAPVIPGGPATEGLISREVLNALGENSYFINVSRGSVVDEQALVDLLEQRAIKGAGLDVFVDEPNVPQALLSMDHVVLQPHCASGTYETRAAMAQLVVDNLAAHFAAKPLLTPVIL, encoded by the coding sequence ATGAGTAAAATTGACGTATTGGTCGTTTGGCCAAACCGCCCAGAACAAATGCAAATGCTGGCAGACACTTATGAACTGCACCGTTACGATCTGGCCTCAGCAGAAGAAAAAGCCGCCATGATCGGTGCTGTTGGTGACAAGATACGTGCGGTGGCAACCACTCACGGGGGCGGATTTGACGAAACCTTATTAGCGCAATTGCCGAATTTGGAAATCGTCTGTTCATCCAGTGTGGGTCTGGATACCATCTGTGTGGAAGCCTGCCACAAGCGCGGCATTCCTGTTACAAACACACCGGATGTATTGACCGATGATGTGGCCGATATGGCGATGATGCTCACATTGACTACTCTGCGTCGCATGTTGCCTGCAGTAGATTGGATTCAGAGTGGTCACTGGGTCGAGAAGGGCATGATGCCATTGAATACCTCCCTGAAAGGCAAGACTCTTGGTATTGTCGGCTTAGGACGAATTGGTAAAGCCATCGCAGCCCGTGCCGAAGCATTTGGTATGAATGTTAGCTACTTCAGCCGCCAAGCTAAAACGGATGTCGATTACCGTCATTACGATGATCTGATTGCCTTGGCAAAAGATGTGGATGTTTTGGCGCCAGTTATTCCCGGTGGCCCAGCGACAGAAGGTTTAATTAGCCGCGAAGTTCTGAACGCATTAGGTGAAAACAGCTATTTTATCAACGTTTCGCGTGGTTCCGTCGTTGATGAACAAGCGTTAGTAGACTTGCTCGAACAGCGTGCGATCAAAGGCGCAGGTTTAGATGTCTTTGTCGACGAACCGAATGTACCACAGGCGTTACTGTCTATGGATCACGTGGTCTTACAGCCTCACTGTGCTAGCGGCACTTATGAAACGCGTGCTGCCATGGCGCAATTGGTAGTGGATAATCTCGCTGCGCACTTTGCAGCTAAACCACTGCTTACGCCTGTTATTCTTTGA
- a CDS encoding glucarate dehydratase family protein: protein MSRIKQIEITPIAFRDPPLLNVYGVHEAWALRTIIEIKTEDGHYGLGESYGDEQTISQLRQVAPHLVGMDVFNVNAIRNKIESVVTLPDPNSGLDIAPGTLGATTVPRIFSAFEVACLDLMGKITGRPVCDLLGGKVRDEVAYSAYLFYKFERHGFTEDPWVDTWGEAVTPEQIVAQAKKMIDQYGFQSIKLKAGVFEPEKEIEALEALREAFPDVPLRIDPNGGWTVETTKRLLDKFGNGLLQYLEDPTHGQEAMGQVSAMTDIPLATNMYVIGFFDIPKAIKLDSVQVILSDHHYWGGLRATQELAQLCKTWDIGLSMHSNSHLGISLMAMTHAAAAIDNLTYACDTHYPWQEEEVIIGGKIPFKNGAVVVPDKPGLGVELDRDALAVLAKNYENCGIRARNDVAEMRKYQPDWKGTVPRF, encoded by the coding sequence ATGTCACGTATTAAACAAATTGAAATTACTCCTATTGCGTTCCGTGATCCTCCACTACTCAATGTTTATGGTGTTCATGAAGCATGGGCCTTGCGCACCATTATTGAAATAAAGACAGAAGACGGCCATTACGGTTTAGGTGAAAGTTATGGTGACGAACAAACCATCAGCCAATTGCGCCAAGTCGCGCCACATCTAGTGGGCATGGATGTTTTCAATGTCAATGCGATCCGTAACAAAATTGAATCCGTTGTCACTCTACCGGATCCAAATTCAGGACTAGACATCGCCCCAGGTACATTGGGTGCAACCACGGTGCCACGTATTTTCTCTGCCTTCGAAGTTGCTTGCTTAGACCTGATGGGTAAGATTACAGGCCGTCCTGTGTGTGATTTATTAGGCGGTAAAGTACGCGATGAAGTCGCCTACAGCGCCTATCTATTCTACAAATTTGAACGTCATGGCTTTACCGAAGATCCATGGGTAGATACGTGGGGGGAAGCGGTAACGCCAGAGCAAATCGTTGCGCAAGCGAAAAAGATGATTGATCAATACGGCTTCCAATCGATCAAACTAAAAGCAGGGGTGTTCGAGCCTGAAAAAGAGATTGAAGCGCTAGAAGCACTGCGTGAGGCCTTCCCTGATGTGCCGCTGCGTATTGACCCCAATGGTGGTTGGACGGTGGAAACCACCAAGCGTTTATTAGACAAATTTGGTAATGGTCTACTGCAATATTTAGAAGACCCTACCCACGGCCAAGAAGCCATGGGACAAGTAAGCGCCATGACCGACATTCCATTAGCGACCAATATGTATGTCATTGGGTTCTTTGACATTCCAAAGGCCATCAAGCTGGATTCAGTGCAAGTTATTTTGTCGGATCACCATTACTGGGGCGGCCTAAGAGCCACGCAAGAACTGGCACAGTTGTGTAAAACATGGGATATCGGCTTATCAATGCACTCCAACTCTCACTTAGGCATCAGCTTAATGGCCATGACTCACGCAGCCGCAGCGATTGATAATCTAACGTACGCTTGTGACACTCACTATCCTTGGCAAGAAGAGGAAGTCATTATCGGCGGTAAGATCCCATTCAAAAATGGCGCAGTCGTGGTCCCTGATAAGCCGGGCTTAGGTGTGGAATTGGATAGAGACGCCTTGGCCGTGTTAGCCAAAAACTACGAAAACTGTGGCATTCGTGCCCGTAATGACGTTGCGGAAATGCGCAAGTACCAACCAGACTGGAAAGGGACAGTACCGCGTTTCTAA
- a CDS encoding dihydroxy-acid dehydratase encodes MIGHDNQSEIDRYGIAPWIAGGIVATILIVCMFALAAGFA; translated from the coding sequence ATGATTGGTCACGATAACCAGTCTGAAATAGACCGCTACGGCATTGCACCTTGGATTGCTGGGGGCATTGTTGCCACTATTTTAATCGTTTGTATGTTTGCTCTCGCTGCAGGTTTTGCCTAG
- a CDS encoding TRAP transporter large permease subunit, which yields MSKTQSLNADDIVEIADDNPIEHAQPHEEFEYTPIDHFSHFSGIGVSLLYLVAAGATLWEVVARYVFNSPTQWAFEVVMVLCAASWMLSAGYITLKKRHIGITVIHNIVSPKAQWRLDLFASSIGIVALFLLLSDASMRAYMAIDHIERTGSAFNSPMPMLLKTLLMLGGFMYLAQLTVNLWRHVNSRWAKAAVKLIGLFMVLYFINGVLAYISGPGSIFDGVSGYFSAVGQSLDPSAALDMRSYSLGVISLIMVAMLVSLMMTGMPLGIVTLIVSVVMAIAFFGPRGLYLVSANTAALLDHYTLIAIPFFVLMATILEKSGIAEDLFDAMSIFAGNLRGGVAVQTVVVAVILAAMSGVMGGEIVMLGLVALPQMLRLGYDRKMSIGLICAAGALATLIPPSIIMIVYGLSAEVAIGDLFMAGAVPGLMLAVFYALYVLIRVHINPKLAPTAKEVAELTGEERKLSKARLSAVFLSIMLIGCVMGSIYGGIASVTEAAAVGALGAMIVSAVRHEFKWSMLKASLVGSMATVGTIIWLVLGSVSFVGIFNLIGGADFMRSLFMNLGIPAIGVILVMMLILVILGTFMEWIAIVLITVPVFAPVVMTLAPELGLTPDQAKVWFGILFVLNIQIYFLSPPFGPACFWLKSVAPKDISLQEIFISVLPFIGLQIVGLILVMSFPQIALWLPEALGN from the coding sequence ATGTCCAAAACTCAGAGCCTCAACGCTGATGACATTGTCGAAATTGCCGACGACAACCCGATTGAGCATGCGCAGCCGCATGAAGAATTCGAATACACACCCATAGATCACTTTAGCCACTTTTCTGGCATTGGGGTTTCGCTACTTTACCTTGTTGCGGCCGGTGCTACCTTATGGGAAGTCGTTGCCCGCTATGTGTTTAATTCGCCAACACAATGGGCATTTGAAGTGGTGATGGTGCTGTGCGCTGCAAGTTGGATGCTGTCGGCAGGCTACATCACGCTCAAGAAACGCCATATTGGTATTACGGTGATTCACAATATTGTCTCTCCTAAAGCCCAATGGCGTCTTGATCTATTTGCATCCAGCATTGGTATTGTTGCGCTATTTCTGTTGCTATCTGATGCTTCCATGCGCGCCTACATGGCGATAGATCATATTGAACGTACCGGTAGTGCGTTTAACTCCCCCATGCCGATGCTGTTGAAAACCTTACTGATGCTGGGTGGGTTTATGTACCTCGCTCAGCTAACCGTTAACCTATGGCGTCACGTAAACAGCCGATGGGCCAAAGCGGCGGTGAAGCTAATCGGTCTATTTATGGTGTTGTACTTTATTAATGGGGTACTGGCCTATATTTCTGGACCTGGATCGATTTTCGACGGCGTGAGTGGTTACTTCTCAGCGGTAGGGCAAAGCCTAGACCCAAGCGCAGCACTGGACATGCGCTCTTATAGCTTAGGGGTAATATCCTTAATCATGGTCGCAATGTTGGTGTCTTTGATGATGACAGGTATGCCACTGGGCATCGTAACCTTGATCGTCTCAGTCGTCATGGCAATTGCCTTCTTTGGCCCCCGTGGGTTGTACTTAGTGTCCGCCAACACAGCAGCATTGCTTGACCACTACACCTTGATTGCTATTCCCTTTTTCGTATTAATGGCAACGATCCTCGAAAAGTCAGGTATCGCAGAAGATTTGTTCGATGCCATGTCGATATTCGCAGGCAATCTACGCGGTGGCGTAGCAGTACAAACCGTAGTGGTGGCGGTCATTCTCGCGGCAATGTCTGGCGTGATGGGCGGCGAAATTGTGATGCTTGGCCTTGTGGCTTTGCCTCAAATGCTACGTTTAGGCTACGACCGCAAAATGAGCATTGGTCTAATTTGTGCTGCAGGCGCCTTAGCTACCCTGATTCCACCTTCGATCATCATGATCGTTTACGGCCTGTCTGCTGAAGTCGCCATTGGCGATCTATTTATGGCAGGAGCTGTACCTGGGCTAATGCTGGCTGTCTTCTATGCACTGTATGTTCTGATTCGTGTACACATTAACCCTAAATTAGCGCCAACAGCGAAAGAAGTAGCAGAACTAACCGGTGAAGAACGTAAGCTGTCTAAAGCTCGCCTGAGCGCAGTATTCTTGAGCATTATGCTAATCGGCTGTGTGATGGGGTCCATCTATGGCGGTATCGCTTCGGTCACCGAAGCGGCGGCAGTGGGTGCCTTGGGTGCCATGATTGTTTCTGCAGTACGTCACGAATTTAAATGGTCCATGCTGAAGGCATCTTTAGTTGGTTCTATGGCCACCGTGGGAACCATCATTTGGTTGGTACTGGGATCCGTATCTTTTGTCGGTATCTTCAATCTAATCGGTGGCGCGGACTTTATGCGCTCACTGTTTATGAACCTTGGCATTCCAGCCATTGGCGTGATCTTGGTAATGATGCTGATTTTGGTGATCTTAGGTACATTTATGGAATGGATCGCCATCGTGCTAATTACGGTTCCTGTTTTTGCCCCCGTCGTCATGACCCTAGCACCCGAGCTTGGACTGACGCCAGATCAAGCAAAAGTCTGGTTTGGTATTCTGTTTGTTCTCAACATTCAGATTTACTTCTTATCACCACCGTTTGGTCCAGCCTGCTTTTGGCTCAAATCAGTCGCACCAAAAGACATTTCTCTGCAAGAAATCTTCATCTCTGTGTTGCCATTTATCGGCTTACAAATTGTCGGGTTGATTCTCGTCATGAGCTTCCCTCAAATCGCCCTTTGGCTTCCCGAAGCACTCGGAAATTAA
- a CDS encoding TRAP transporter substrate-binding protein: MPLKSIPKTLTATLITAGLAFSVAPTYAETLKVQTSFNASHISLTRLNQIWIPKLKEMTGGDLQIELLPIGSVVSHKETPVAVSMGILDGDLTATSYFAGKDPAYALMGDLIAGYDNPAQIEEFCMQGGGKELLQKMYNKYDPDVHVIGCSSEKREAFVSKVPVRGVADMKGLKVRSPEGLAADVFRRAGAAPVSLPGSEVYTALEKNVIDAADSSAYANNDASGMHKVAKYPIYPGIHSMPFMQFTINEATWNKIDKEDQAALTEWFLSAYADLRTYLDAKDKELVARDKAKGDITVIDWPQSERDDFRKIAKEAWEAFGSASPLATEVYKAHVKFMTEKGLL, encoded by the coding sequence ATGCCTCTCAAATCCATACCTAAAACTCTCACCGCTACTCTAATTACGGCCGGTTTAGCTTTTTCAGTTGCTCCAACCTACGCTGAAACACTCAAGGTCCAAACCAGCTTTAATGCGTCACACATCAGTTTGACTCGCTTGAATCAAATATGGATACCTAAACTAAAAGAAATGACTGGAGGCGACCTGCAAATAGAATTGCTACCTATTGGCTCTGTCGTTTCACATAAAGAAACGCCTGTGGCGGTTTCTATGGGAATCTTGGATGGCGATTTAACCGCAACCAGCTATTTTGCAGGCAAAGACCCCGCTTATGCCTTAATGGGTGACCTAATTGCAGGTTATGACAATCCAGCCCAAATTGAAGAGTTTTGCATGCAAGGCGGCGGTAAAGAGCTGCTACAGAAGATGTACAACAAATACGACCCCGACGTTCATGTCATTGGCTGCAGCTCTGAAAAACGCGAAGCCTTCGTATCAAAAGTACCTGTTCGTGGTGTCGCAGATATGAAAGGGCTTAAAGTTCGCTCCCCTGAAGGTCTTGCTGCCGATGTATTCCGTCGTGCTGGCGCAGCTCCTGTATCGCTGCCTGGTTCAGAGGTGTACACCGCCCTAGAGAAAAACGTGATTGATGCGGCTGACTCCTCAGCGTACGCAAACAATGACGCCAGCGGCATGCATAAAGTCGCCAAATACCCAATTTATCCAGGCATTCACTCAATGCCTTTTATGCAATTTACCATCAATGAAGCAACCTGGAACAAGATAGACAAAGAAGACCAAGCTGCTCTAACAGAATGGTTCTTGAGCGCTTACGCAGACCTACGCACCTATCTAGATGCTAAAGATAAAGAGCTGGTCGCACGCGACAAAGCCAAAGGCGACATTACCGTCATCGACTGGCCTCAATCCGAGCGAGACGATTTCCGTAAGATAGCAAAAGAAGCATGGGAAGCCTTTGGTAGCGCATCTCCTCTGGCAACCGAAGTGTACAAAGCACACGTTAAATTCATGACCGAAAAAGGCTTACTCTAG
- a CDS encoding GntR family transcriptional regulator has product MNQKNNYLIKNYLEQSNDLPRTAVDRVYDDLLRRIVSLELPPGSQLVRGEMCSEYKVSQTPVREALLRLEQVGLVNVKPQSGTEVSYIDVKQLEQSHFLREALEFEVVRQLTLISNEGIVSQLREIVAMQEQVSTADSEDIIMFAKLDELFHRSMFTAIGHESLYKLVRSRSGHMDRVRRLHLPSEGKIRSVLAGHTAIVDAIESGSPDKAFEAMRDHLAGTISRVRILQEEFPEYFC; this is encoded by the coding sequence ATGAACCAGAAGAATAATTATTTGATTAAAAATTATTTAGAGCAGAGCAACGACTTGCCTCGTACAGCGGTTGATCGTGTGTATGATGATCTATTGCGTCGCATTGTTAGTTTAGAGCTTCCACCTGGATCCCAGCTTGTTCGAGGTGAGATGTGCAGTGAATATAAAGTCAGTCAAACACCGGTCAGAGAAGCATTACTGAGACTAGAGCAGGTGGGCTTGGTGAACGTTAAGCCTCAGTCTGGTACAGAAGTTTCTTACATCGATGTAAAACAATTAGAGCAGAGTCACTTTCTTCGAGAGGCGCTGGAGTTTGAAGTGGTGCGACAGTTAACGCTGATTTCAAACGAGGGAATTGTTTCACAGTTACGAGAGATTGTTGCAATGCAGGAGCAGGTTTCTACAGCAGACAGCGAGGACATTATCATGTTTGCTAAACTGGATGAGCTGTTCCATCGTTCAATGTTTACTGCCATAGGTCATGAGTCTTTGTATAAATTGGTGCGTTCAAGGTCTGGGCATATGGATCGTGTGCGACGCTTGCATTTACCTTCTGAAGGCAAGATTCGCAGTGTTCTGGCTGGACATACGGCAATTGTTGATGCGATAGAGAGTGGTTCGCCAGACAAGGCCTTTGAGGCGATGCGTGATCATTTGGCGGGCACTATTTCAAGAGTACGTATTCTGCAGGAGGAGTTCCCAGAGTATTTCTGTTAA
- a CDS encoding AEC family transporter, producing MESMLLEAKSVILDVAAPVLLMVAMGVFLRRIKLINDDFILVSSRFVFKVCMPTLLFLGLYSNNLSGLIRVNFALYFVFSIFLTFLLAWFLAIRISLPAAQRGVFVQIAFRGNCGVFSLALAVNMFGQEGVAIGGVMSGLSVLLFNILAEVILTRYSDGALRIRSMLKNMAQNPLILAIILGVLANVCALQLPVFIVKTGSLIGGVTLPLALVCIGGALATSGLKLPRFFSFAILGKVLISPFLFTFIAFWLGFTQKELLYLFLFLNAPTAASAYVSAVSKGDDGRSTANAIASSTLISSVIIVICVPIIVRLTSS from the coding sequence ATGGAGTCTATGTTGTTGGAAGCAAAAAGCGTTATTTTGGATGTGGCAGCCCCCGTTTTACTTATGGTAGCGATGGGTGTCTTTTTAAGGCGAATCAAGCTGATTAACGACGACTTTATTCTTGTTAGTTCGCGGTTTGTTTTTAAAGTGTGCATGCCAACCTTGCTGTTTTTGGGGTTGTACTCTAATAATCTCAGTGGTCTTATCCGCGTCAATTTTGCGTTATATTTTGTCTTTTCTATTTTCCTCACTTTTTTGCTCGCTTGGTTTCTCGCGATTCGCATTTCATTGCCTGCTGCCCAGCGTGGGGTTTTTGTACAAATAGCCTTTCGAGGAAATTGCGGGGTATTTAGTTTAGCGCTAGCCGTTAACATGTTCGGTCAAGAAGGCGTTGCTATCGGTGGGGTTATGTCAGGATTAAGTGTGCTGCTGTTTAATATCTTGGCGGAAGTAATTTTGACGCGGTACAGTGATGGCGCTCTACGCATTCGGTCTATGTTAAAAAACATGGCGCAGAATCCTCTTATTCTGGCAATTATTCTTGGTGTTCTGGCGAATGTGTGTGCTTTACAGCTACCTGTCTTTATCGTAAAAACAGGCTCCTTGATTGGTGGTGTCACATTGCCTTTGGCATTAGTTTGTATTGGTGGTGCGTTGGCGACAAGCGGTCTTAAGTTGCCTAGGTTTTTTTCTTTTGCCATTCTAGGTAAGGTGCTGATTAGCCCGTTTTTGTTTACTTTTATTGCTTTTTGGCTTGGTTTTACCCAAAAAGAATTATTATATCTCTTCCTATTCTTGAATGCGCCAACCGCTGCATCCGCTTATGTGTCGGCAGTATCGAAAGGAGATGACGGTAGGTCGACTGCAAATGCGATAGCGAGCTCGACGTTAATCTCGTCGGTGATCATTGTAATTTGTGTGCCTATTATCGTTAGATTAACGAGCAGCTGA
- a CDS encoding FadR/GntR family transcriptional regulator: MPEKDNTKLRLPQLIAIRLRDKIAQEKLIPGDKLPTEPSLIAEMGVSRTVLREAIATLKAEGLVEAKQGVGVFVSSPKTETVASLAQGEMTLTAIIETIEIRIALEIESIALAISRSSLAQEAEIYRCFDLLERQLKNQQNAEKEDYDFHHAIASASNNQHFVDLLSILAKRSIPRTRLHDEANLIQKPGLEKILIEEHKAIIDAYAEKDIDAARKAMRAHLTNGLGRYRELIREIDRGHS; this comes from the coding sequence ATGCCAGAAAAAGACAACACCAAATTGCGCCTTCCACAGCTAATAGCCATACGTCTACGAGATAAAATCGCCCAAGAAAAGCTCATTCCTGGCGATAAATTACCAACAGAACCGAGTTTGATAGCAGAAATGGGAGTAAGCAGAACCGTCCTTCGTGAAGCCATCGCGACTCTTAAGGCTGAAGGTTTAGTCGAAGCAAAGCAGGGTGTAGGGGTCTTTGTATCCAGCCCTAAAACGGAAACTGTAGCAAGCTTAGCGCAAGGTGAGATGACCTTGACAGCCATCATAGAGACGATCGAAATCCGCATTGCGCTTGAGATTGAAAGCATTGCATTAGCTATATCACGTAGTTCACTAGCACAAGAAGCAGAAATTTATCGGTGTTTCGACCTGCTAGAACGCCAACTAAAAAACCAGCAAAACGCAGAAAAAGAAGACTATGATTTTCACCATGCCATTGCTAGCGCAAGCAACAACCAGCATTTTGTGGATTTACTGTCCATATTAGCTAAGCGTTCTATTCCACGAACTCGCCTTCATGATGAGGCGAACCTCATTCAGAAGCCAGGTCTTGAAAAAATATTAATAGAAGAACATAAAGCCATTATTGATGCCTATGCGGAAAAAGACATAGACGCCGCAAGAAAAGCGATGAGAGCCCACTTAACGAATGGGCTTGGACGATATAGAGAGTTGATAAGGGAAATAGATAGAGGCCACTCATAG
- a CDS encoding TRAP transporter substrate-binding protein → MIKKFSTKKIGSALLVSSALATACFAPLAQADWKGWNVHPAGYPVTVAMESFIKEAEKATDGRVSGRVYNGAILGSQEDAIQMMQVGGIDFAEFNLGPIGASVPEVNVVSLPFIFKNVEHMHRVMDGPVGDELSKAMEKKGIISLAWYDSGSRSFYDSRKPIKTPEDMKGMKFRVMNNELYVGMVEALGGNATPMAYSEVYQSLKTGVVDGAENNWPSYDSSNHFEVAKYYSLTQHLILPETLSVSAKAWAKLSPADQKAVRKAAQDSAMLERKLWAEKVTESRQKLIDAGIEITEIKDKSAFQDAMAPVYAKAVKDNPTLAPLIEKIRNTN, encoded by the coding sequence ATGATAAAAAAATTTTCCACTAAAAAAATCGGGTCTGCTTTGCTGGTTAGTAGTGCTTTAGCAACGGCTTGCTTTGCGCCCTTAGCACAAGCGGATTGGAAGGGGTGGAATGTCCATCCAGCTGGCTATCCTGTAACGGTTGCGATGGAGTCTTTTATAAAAGAGGCTGAGAAAGCGACCGATGGTCGTGTCAGTGGCCGAGTTTATAATGGTGCTATCCTTGGTAGCCAAGAAGACGCTATTCAAATGATGCAAGTCGGCGGTATCGATTTCGCCGAGTTTAACTTAGGTCCGATCGGTGCCTCCGTACCAGAAGTTAATGTCGTTTCTCTGCCTTTCATTTTCAAAAACGTTGAACACATGCATCGCGTTATGGATGGTCCTGTGGGCGACGAGCTAAGTAAAGCGATGGAGAAAAAAGGGATTATCTCTCTGGCTTGGTACGATTCTGGATCTCGCTCCTTTTATGATTCACGTAAGCCGATAAAAACACCTGAAGACATGAAAGGCATGAAGTTTCGTGTAATGAACAATGAACTTTATGTTGGCATGGTAGAAGCACTTGGTGGTAACGCAACACCAATGGCTTATTCTGAGGTGTACCAGTCTCTTAAAACTGGGGTAGTGGATGGGGCTGAAAATAATTGGCCATCATATGACTCTAGTAATCACTTTGAAGTGGCAAAATATTACTCTTTGACTCAGCACCTTATCTTGCCTGAAACCTTGAGTGTCAGTGCAAAAGCATGGGCTAAGTTGTCTCCAGCCGATCAAAAAGCCGTTCGTAAAGCGGCTCAAGACAGTGCAATGCTTGAGCGTAAGCTATGGGCCGAAAAAGTCACCGAGAGCCGCCAAAAGCTAATCGACGCAGGTATTGAAATTACAGAGATCAAAGATAAATCGGCCTTCCAAGATGCAATGGCTCCCGTTTATGCGAAAGCGGTTAAAGATAATCCTACTTTGGCTCCATTAATCGAAAAAATTCGCAACACGAACTAA
- a CDS encoding TRAP transporter small permease, which yields MNSSSIKEPVVKRFLDLLSVIAMSMSGVCMVILVVSFGWLVFGRYVLNDTPTWVEQMAMLLVTTITFLGASVGIHQRTHLSVEMLSLVLPEKSMKCVDIFIDLTLLVFGVAMAYYSHELASFAWSRNIPLLGIPDGVRYIPVVTAGILIFLFSSYRVFNGVAALFSPLEAVNKSAPKGDR from the coding sequence ATGAATTCTTCTTCTATAAAAGAACCCGTCGTGAAGCGTTTTCTTGATCTGCTGTCAGTCATTGCAATGAGCATGTCTGGCGTTTGCATGGTCATTCTTGTTGTCTCGTTCGGTTGGTTAGTATTTGGTCGTTACGTCTTAAATGACACTCCAACTTGGGTCGAGCAAATGGCGATGTTGTTGGTTACTACGATCACGTTTTTAGGTGCGTCAGTTGGTATTCATCAACGTACGCATTTAAGCGTTGAAATGCTGTCTTTGGTGCTACCAGAGAAGAGCATGAAGTGTGTCGATATTTTTATTGATCTAACGTTATTGGTGTTTGGTGTTGCCATGGCTTACTACAGCCATGAGTTGGCATCTTTTGCTTGGAGTCGCAACATTCCTTTATTGGGTATTCCCGATGGGGTTCGCTACATACCAGTGGTGACAGCGGGCATTCTAATTTTTCTTTTCTCTTCCTATCGTGTGTTCAATGGCGTCGCTGCGTTGTTTTCGCCTCTGGAAGCTGTGAATAAATCCGCTCCAAAAGGGGATCGATAA